In the Methanofastidiosum sp. genome, ATCATATTTAAAAGGTATTTTTAATTTCTTCATTCGGTGATACTTAATGGTAGTTAATATGAAAGGCAAGCATCTTGCTTCTTTACATGACCTTACGAAAGAAGAAATATGGCAAATTTTGAAAACCGCCGAAACTTTGAAGATTAAACAGAAAACCGGGGAACGACACGAATTATTGTACGGTAAAACTTTAGCAATGATATTCCAAAAACCATCAACGAGAACAAGGGTGTCTTTTGAAGTTGGAATGAAACAATTAGGGGGGCATGCTTTGTACTTATCCTCTACAGACCTCCAACTGGGGAGGGGGGAAACAGTAGGAGATACGGGAGCAGTTCTCGCTCGTTATTGCGATGGTATAATGGCAAGGGTATTTTCCCATGACAACATTATAGAACTATGCAAACATTCAACTGTTCCAGTTATAAATGGTCTATCCGACCTTTTACATCCATGTCAATGCTTGGCTGATTTAGAAACAATTCTAGAAAAGAAACAAGAATTTAAAGGACTTAAATTAGCATTTGTCGGTGATGGAAACAACGTTTGTCATTCTCTAATGTTTGGATCTGCAAAAGTAGGGATGGATATGACTGTTGTCTGTCCAAAGGGTTACGAACCTGACAAACAAATTGAGAAAATGGCACTAGAAGACGGACTTAAACTTGAAATAACAAACGACCCTAAAGGTGTTAAAGGCGCAGATGTAATTTACACAGATGTATGGGCAAGTATGGGTAAAGACAAAGAGCATGATGACAGAGTAAAAG is a window encoding:
- the argF gene encoding ornithine carbamoyltransferase, producing the protein MVVNMKGKHLASLHDLTKEEIWQILKTAETLKIKQKTGERHELLYGKTLAMIFQKPSTRTRVSFEVGMKQLGGHALYLSSTDLQLGRGETVGDTGAVLARYCDGIMARVFSHDNIIELCKHSTVPVINGLSDLLHPCQCLADLETILEKKQEFKGLKLAFVGDGNNVCHSLMFGSAKVGMDMTVVCPKGYEPDKQIEKMALEDGLKLEITNDPKGVKGADVIYTDVWASMGKDKEHDDRVKVFKPYQVNEKLVSQAQDDCIVMHCLPAHRGEEITDEVVDGPHSVVLDQAENRNHAQKAVMALLM